In the Helianthus annuus cultivar XRQ/B chromosome 11, HanXRQr2.0-SUNRISE, whole genome shotgun sequence genome, one interval contains:
- the LOC110890377 gene encoding uncharacterized protein LOC110890377 codes for MARMLVDIPIPPKWKQLWDTWDLRCFIVLSLLLQTFLIFVAPLRKRTKSYWIVMPLWSAYLLADATANFAVGLISNSMGNPGENAGKKSRTPAENTDLLAFWAPFLLVHLGGPDTITAFALEDNELWLRHLLGLVFQCLAAVYVFVQSLPDNRLWIPTTLMFVTGMIKYAERTRSLYLASADKFKESMLTGPDPGPNYAKLMDEYASKKKSNLPTSIEMTEELDTSTKSANKAKKGRLKELEVVQYGHVFFEKFRGLIVDTIFSQKERNFSRDFFLNRTAKDAFRVIEVELNFIYEVLFTKLPVVYGMFGAICRCFSLASVCLAIIIFIMKGKSNFSEADVTITYGLLFGALVLDLTSLFMLLFSDWTIIALRGSPDVERDNSLKSRIITCLLGVLLPPRIEANLQGTTGNSETKTCGRRMGRRWSETIGTFNLIDYCLHKQYTGKRFRQYIGENTWEKVFIMLGVNEFLDSIIYVKPQAFTGILKEFIFKELKSKSELADDLDTAKEISLARGDWVLRVEDGWAGLLKYVAGVDYDQSLILWHIATELLYNQDPPTDSSDKDKENRDNSKLLSDYMLYLLIMESSMMSAVAGIAQIRFRDTCAEAKRFFVDMKDESKGKNDDGKLKNACNEIYKVVTEVEPVAIKGDRSKSLLFDGCILAKELVKIENSLKKNKWEIISKVWVELLCYAATHSRANMQAAQVSRGGELITIVWLLMSHFGLGEQFQINEGQSRAKLVVGK; via the exons ATGGCAAGAATGCTAGTGGACATTCCAATCCCTCCTAAGTGGAAGCAACTATGGGATACATGGGATCTCCGATGCTTCATCGTCTTAAGTCTTTTATTACAAACGTTTTTGATTTTTGTTGCTCCTTTACGAAAACGAACAAAAAGCTACTGGATAGTCATGCCATTGTGGTCTGCGTACCTGTTGGCGGATGCCACGGCTAACTTTGCTGTTGGACTTATCTCCAACAGCATGGGGAACCCTGGTGAGAATGCAGGCAAAAAAAGTAGGACTCCTGCGGAAAATACAGATCTTCTTGCCTTTTGGGCACCATTTCTTTTGGTGCACCTTGGTGGTCCAGACACCATTACGGCTTTCGCGTTGGAAGATAACGAGTTGTGGCTCCGCCATTTACTTGGTCTTGTCTTCCAATGTTTAGCTGCGGTTTATGTGTTTGTTCAATCACTTCCAGATAACCGGCTATGGATTCCTACAACGTTGATGTTCGTGACTGGAATGATCAAATACGCCGAAAGAACACGCTCGCTTTATCTTGCCAGTGCTGACAAATTCAAAGAATCAATGCTTACGGGTCCGGATCCGGGTCCAAATTACGCAAAACTTATGGATGAATATGCTTCTAAGAAAAAATCCAATCTTCCGACATCAATCGAAATGACTGAAGAACTGGATACATCGACCAAATCAGCTAACAAGGCTAAAAAGGGGAGGTTAAAAGAATTGGAGGTCGTCCAATATGGTCATGTGTTCTTCGAAAAATTTAGAGGTCTTATTGTTGATACGATTTTCAGTCAAAAAGAACGAAATTTCAGTCGCGATTTCTTCTTGAATCGCACCGCCAAAGATGCATTCAGAGTGATCGAGGTCGAGTTAAACTTCATCTATGAAGTTCTCTTCACCAAGCTTCCTGTGGTTTATGGTATGTTCGGAGCCATTTGTCGGTGTTTCTCTCTCGCGTCTGTTTGTTTAGCAATCATTATATTCATAATGAAAGGCAAATCAAACTTCAGTGAAGCTGATGTAACGATTACTTACGGTTTGCTTTTTGGGGCATTGGTTTTGGATTTAACCTCTCTATTCATGCTCTTGTTTTCGGACTGGACCATCATTGCTCTTCGAGGATCACCAGATGTCGAGCGCGACAACTCTCTCAAGAGCAGGATCATCACATGCTTACTCGGCGTTTTACTCCCACCCAGGATTGAGGCCAATCTTCAG GGAACCACAGGGAATTCGGAAACCAAAACTTGTGGGCGGCGGATGGGTCGAAGGTGGTCGGAAACCATTGGTACTTTCAACCTTATCGATTATTGCTTGCATAAACAGTACACGGGAAAACGTTTTCGACAATACATAGGAGAAAATACATGGGAAAAAGTTTTCATCATGTTGGGGGTTAATGAGTTTCTTGATAGCATAATTTATGTAAAACCACAAGCATTCACTGGGATTCTTAAAGAGTTCATCTTCAAGGAGCTCAAATCGAAATCAGAACTTGCGGATGACTTGGATACCGCTAAGGAGATAAGTTTAGCACGCGGTGATTGGGTTCTTCGAGTCGAAGACGGCTGGGCTGGCTTACTCAAATATGTTGCAGGTGTCGACTACGATCAAAGTCTCATTCTGTGGCACATCGCTACTGAATTATTATACAACCAAGATCCCCCTACCGATAGCTCCGACAAAGACAAAGAAAATAGGGACAACTCGAAACTCTTATCTGATTATATGTTGTATCTTCTTATAATGGAATCTAGCATGATGTCGGCAGTAGCAGGTATTGCACAGATACGGTTTCGGGATACTTGTGCCGAGGCTAAAAGGTTTTTTGTTGACATGAAAGATGAGAGTAAAGGCAAAAATGATGATGGTAAGCTTAAAAACGCTTGTAACGAGATTTACAAGGTCGTGACCGAAGTTGAACCAGTAGCGATAAAGGGAGACCGGAGCAAGTCATTGCTATTTGATGGTTGCATTTTGGCAAAAGAATTGGTGAAGATAGAGAATAGTTTGAAAAAGAATAAATGGGAGATTATAAGCAAGGTATGGGTGGAGTTGTTGTGTTATGCTGCGACTCACTCACGGGCCAACATGCAGGCAGCACAAGTGAGTAGAGGTGGTGAGCTTATTACCATAGTTTGGTTGCTTATGAGTCATTTTGGTTTAGGAGAGCAATTCCAAATCAATGAAGGTCAAAGCAGAGCAAAACTCGTTGTTGGCAAGTAG